The Argentina anserina chromosome 3, drPotAnse1.1, whole genome shotgun sequence genome includes a region encoding these proteins:
- the LOC126785984 gene encoding germin-like protein subfamily 1 member 20, whose product MKGAHLPIASLAIFALATFLVSAQDPSPLQDFCVAINSTDVVRSGLFVNGRFCQDPKLAKAEDFFFSGLQIPRPTENAVGSTVTAVNVDQIPGLNTLGISLARIDYAPHGGLNPPHTHPRASEILVVLEGTLYVGFVTSNPDNRLISKVLYKGDVFVFPVGLIHFQLNIGHDNAVALAGLSSQNPGVITIANAVFGADPPINPDVLSRAFQIDEKLVEHLQKLFWYNNNN is encoded by the exons ATGAAAGGAGCTCATTTGCCTATTGCTAGTCTTGCCATCTTTGCATTGGCAACCTTCCTTGTCTCTGCCCAAGACCCCAGTCCTCTACAGGACTTCTGCGTAGCAATCAATAGCACCGATG ttgttcGATCAGGATTGTTTGTGAATGGGAGGTTCTGCCAGGACCCAAAGCTTGCCAAAGCAGaagatttcttcttctccggGCTCCAAATTCCGAGACCGACGGAAAATGCGGTTGGTTCAACCGTGACAGCGGTAAACGTGGACCAAATCCCCGGATTGAACACTCTTGGGATATCCCTAGCTCGTATAGACTATGCACCACACGGAGGTCTAAACCCTCCTCACACTCACCCTCGTGCTTCAGAGATCCTCGTAGTGTTGGAAGGCACTCTCTACGTTGGCTTCGTTACATCCAATCCCGATAACAGGTTGATCAGCAAGGTCTTGTACAAGGGAGATGTATTTGTCTTCCCAGTTGGTCTCATTCACTTCCAACTCAACATTGGACACGACAATGCCGTAGCACTTGCTGGTCTTAGCAGCCAGAACCCTGGAGTCATCACCATAGCCAATGCAGTTTTCGGGGCCGATCCTCCCATCAATCCTGATGTTCTAAGCAGAGCGTTCCAAATTGACGAAAAACTCGTTGAGCATCTCCAGAAACTGTTCTGGTACAACAACAATAATTAA
- the LOC126786161 gene encoding LOW QUALITY PROTEIN: germin-like protein subfamily 1 member 20 (The sequence of the model RefSeq protein was modified relative to this genomic sequence to represent the inferred CDS: substituted 1 base at 1 genomic stop codon), whose translation MKGAHLPIASLAIFALAAFLVSAQDPSPLQDFCVAINSTDGLFVNGRFCQDPKLAKAXDFFFSGLQIPRPTENAVGSTVTAVNVDQIPGLNTLGISLARIDYGQHGGLNPPHTHPRASEILVVLEGTLYVGFVTSNPDNRLISKVLNKGDVFVFPVGLIHFQLNIGHDNAVALAGLSSQNPGVITIANAVFGANPPINPDVLSRAFQVDEKLVKYLHKLFWYNNNN comes from the exons ATGAAAGGAGCTCATTTGCCTATTGCTAGTCTTGCCATCTTTGCATTGGCAGCCTTCCTTGTCTCTGCCCAAGACCCCAGTCCTCTACAGGACTTCTGCGTAGCAATCAATAGCACCGATG GACTGTTTGTGAATGGGAGGTTCTGCCAGGATCCAAAGCTTGCCAAAGCATaagatttcttcttctccggGCTCCAAATTCCGAGACCGACGGAAAATGCGGTTGGTTCAACCGTGACAGCTGTAAACGTGGACCAAATCCCCGGATTGAACACTCTTGGGATATCCCTAGCTCGCATAGACTATGGACAGCACGGAGGTCTAAACCCTCCTCACACTCACCCTCGTGCTTCAGAGATCCTCGTAGTGTTGGAAGGCACTCTGTACGTTGGCTTTGTCACCTCCAATCCCGATAACAGGTTGATCAGCAAGGTATTGAACAAGGGAGATGTTTTTGTGTTCCCAGTTGGTCTCATTCACTTCCAACTCAACATTGGACACGACAATGCCGTAGCACTTGCTGGTCTTAGCAGCCAGAACCCTGGAGTCATCACCATAGCCAATGCAGTTTTTGGGGCCAATCCTCCCATCAATCCTGATGTTCTAAGCAGGGCGTTCCAAGTTGACGAAAAGCTCGTTAAGTATCTCCACAAACTGTTCTGGTACAATAACAATAATTAA
- the LOC126785715 gene encoding germin-like protein subfamily 1 member 11 yields the protein MKGTHLPIATLAIFAFATFFVSASDPSPLQDFCVAINSGLPGVFVNGKFCRDPKLVTAKDFFFSGLQIPRPTANPVGSTVTPANVEQIPGLNTLGISLARIDYAPNGGLNPPHTHPRASEVLVVLEGTLYVGFVTSNPDNKLISKVLNQGDVFVFPVGLIHFQFNIGPVNAVALAALSSQNPGVITIANAVFGANPPINPDVLRKAFQVDEKLVQYLQKQFWYNNS from the exons ATGAAAGGAACTCATTTGCCTATTGCTACTCTTGCCATCTTTGCATTCGCAACCTTCTTTGTCTCTGCTTCAGACCCCAGTCCTCTACAGGACTTCTGCGTGGCAATCAATAGCGGTTTACCTG GAGTGTTTGTGAATGGAAAGTTCTGCAGGGACCCCAAGCTTGTCACAGCAAaagatttcttcttctctggGCTTCAAATTCCGAGACCAACGGCAAATCCGGTTGGTTCAACCGTGACACCAGCAAACGTGGAGCAAATCCCCGGATTGAACACGCTTGGGATATCCCTAGCTCGCATAGACTATGCACCAAACGGTGGTCTAAACCCTCCCCACACTCACCCTCGTGCTTCTGAGGTCCTGGTAGTCTTGGAAGGCACTCTGTACGTTGGCTTCGTCACCTCCAATCCCGATAACAAGTTGATCAGCAAGGTCTTGAACCAGGGAGATGTGTTTGTCTTTCCAGTTGGTCTCATTCACTTCCAATTCAACATTGGACCCGTCAATGCCGTAGCACTTGCTGCTCTTAGCAGCCAGAACCCAGGAGTCATCACCATAGCCAATGCAGTTTTTGGGGCCAATCCTCCCATCAATCCTGATGTTCTTAGGAAGGCGTTCCAAGTTGATGAAAAGCTCGTTCAGTATTTGCAGAAACAGTTCTGGTACAACAACAGTTAA
- the LOC126786819 gene encoding uncharacterized protein LOC126786819 translates to MALEFKSHRDDAWYDAILLTEQTSTGLRLRVSFATFPDDQDEFVTLADVTTSTDLDALLSRVRRRSLQLQDSECSSVDKGLLVCASRSLQPDDRRFFDAFIDGVVHKEHKVVNGVEECTCSFILEWIHGPQAGTLTVVELPDICRVRLPVVDEEIDPALTEFVNAAKEKIERTELTFSNSIGSCGERGGGDCESEGSSRRRKKRRKGSSFSQDTRCARGSVTLCSSSKEMMNNSSVRDGDDMDIGGLPNMIYVENLEKGISSFTIMEFIYQKLSISCQAFVSPCKPSEVYTSGTIRLNSKKDHDKLSEFLGSPDRIIMSSRGRPWVLTEKISSNDTTRASVETFKQTYQTTLECRTQRTNELKAIMSGSREYTTAKQLKDLFKEFTDHQCGLHQRLLQEEGKISRLTM, encoded by the exons ATGGCGTTAGAGTTCAAATCCCACCGCGACGACGCCTGGTACGACGCCATCCTCCTCACGGAGCAAACCTCCACCGGCCTCCGCCTCCGTGTCTCCTTCGCCACCTTCCCCGACGACCAGGACGAGTTCGTCACCCTCGCCGACGTCACCACCTCCACCGACCTCGACGCGCTCCTCTCCCGCGTCCGCCGCCGCTCCCTCCAGCTCCAGGACTCCGAGTGCTCCTCCGTCGACAAAGGCCTCCTCGTCTGCGCCTCCCGCTCCCTCCAGCCCGACGACCGCCGCTTCTTCGACGCCTTCATCGACGGG GTTGTGCATAAGGAGCATAAGGTGGTGAATGGAGTGGAGGAGTGCACATGCAGCTTTATACTGGAGTGGATTCACGGCCCGCAAGCAGGGACTCTCACGGTGGTTGAGCTTCCGGACATTTGCAGAGTCCGGCTGCCTGTTGTGGACGAGGAGATTGACCCGGCGTTGACTGAGTTTGTTAATGCGGCCAAGGAGAAGATTGAGAGGACTGAGCTGACGTTTTCCAATTCCATTGGGAGTTGCGGTGAGAGAGGTGGCGGCGATTGCGAGAGCGAGGGTAGTagtaggaggaggaagaagaggcgCAAAGGGAGCTCTTTTTCGCAG GATACAAGATGTGCTAGGGGATCCGTAACTCTATGCTCGTCTTCCAAAG AGATGATGAACAATTCTTCTGTAAGGGATGGAGATGACATGGATATTGGAGGGCTTCCCAATATGATATATGTTGAAAATCTTGAGAAGGGGATCTCATCATTTACGATCATGGAATTCATATACCAGAAACTTTCAATATCAtgtcaagcatttgtttctcCATGTAAGCCATCAGAGGTGTATACATCAGGAACCATTAGGTTGAACAGCAAAAAGGACCACGATAAGTTATCTGAGTTTTTGGGAAGCCCAGATCGCATCATCATGTCGTCAAGAGGAAG GCCTTGGGTTCTGACTGAAAAAATATCTTCAAATGACACAACAAGGGCATCAGTTGAAACCTTCAAGCAGACTTATCAG ACAACATTAGAGTGTAGAACTCAAAGGACTAATGAGTTGAAGGCTATCATGTCTGGGAGTCGAGAATACACAACAGCCAAGCAACTTAAGGATCTGTTCAAGGAGTTTACTGATCATCAGTGCGGACTTCATCAAAGATTACTCCAGGAAGAGGGAAAGATTTCACGGCTAACTATGTGA